The segment GATCCATTCTCCGAGGCTCGGACGATGAAGACTCAGGATCTGAACAAGAGCAAGTCAATGACCCTAACGACGCCACGCATTCGTCGTTTGACCTTGTAGAAAAGACTCAAAGTATTGAGAGAATAAAGCCTGGAGAAACAGTGCCCTCTATCACATCGGGAATGGAAGACGAGTCTTTTTTGCGAGATGATAGCGCAAATAATACAGACCTGTCTTCAGAACTGTCTGAGGATGAGCTTCGTGCTCGGGATACCAAGGGACACGCCAGCCCTCTTTTAGATCACGGCCTTCCTTCACATCCTCTGGCACAAGATCCTATCGACCAGAGGCCGAAAACATCTTCGGGGCCGATATCTCCAACCCAGGCCTTATCAATGGCCCCAAAGTCTTATGATGCTACTCGCACTTTCAACACATGGCCTAGAAAGCCACTACCCCCAACACCTGAACTGACGCCGATTGTGAGTTGTCCTGACAGTCCACGATCCACGAACGAGATGGCTCGCGGCAATGCGTTATTTGACTCTGCCAAACCTGGGACGTCGGCCAGCCCCAAGTTTTCTGTCCATTTGCCATTCATTCTGGCCTTCGACTCCGACACCTTGGCCCAACAGTTTACTTTGATCGAGAAGGATGCTTTGAATGAAATTGATTGGAAAGAGCTGATTGACATGGACTGGAAGAATTCTGCTAGCAGCCATTCTCGGTCATGGGTTGACTTCCTGAGAAATACGGATGCACAAGGCGTCGAGGTTGTGATTGCACGATTCAATATAATGGTCAAATGGGCCATCTCCGAGATTGTTCTCACCCAGCATGCCGAGGAGAGAGCTAGATGCATCATCAAGCTAATTCACATTGCGGCCCATTGCCGACGGTACCGCAATTTTGCGACTCTTGCCCAGCTTACGATTGCCCTGTCTAGCAACGAAATATCTCGCATGTCCAAGACGTGGGATCTTGTGCCAGAAAATGACTTAAAGACGCTCAGTGATCTTGAGTTTCTAGTTACTCCTAGCAGAAACTTTCATAACATTCGGCAAGAGATGGAAATGGGTTCAGATTCTGGCTGCATTCCATTTGTTGGCATTTATACACACGACTTGCTTTACAATGCACAGAAGCCATCTGAGATTGCAAGTTCGCCATCAACCGCACCTCTGGTCAACTTTGAGCGGTGCCGCATTGCAGCCTCTGTTGTAAAGACACTCCTCCGTCTCTTGGAAGCCAGCACTCGATACACATTCCAGCCGATTGAGGGCGTAACAGAGCGATGCCTTTGGATTGGGGCGCTTAGTGATGACGACATCCGAAAGCATTCTCAAAGCCTTCGGTAGATTGATTTTTCATCCACGGCTTGCTATATATTCTGTTTGTAACAGAAACGGACAACTTCTCAAGTACGATCAAGCTAGCATTGTGGTACTCCTCACCGATTTGCGATGCGTAATGAAGATAATTCCGATTCTTGCATAACACGACACCTGGTACATGAGCTTGATATTCCCTAATGCTATTTTCTTTCCTCAATACCCTCGTTTTTTTTCCCTCGAAATATACCCTTAAGCTTACGGCCTATCTAGCGCATGGTTTTTTTTGCATCCCATACCCGGAACAGGAAACATTTCATTTCTATTGATATCCAACGGCCAAACGGAATTTTCAATTGGCCAAATACACATAGTGGCCAAGGCGTCCTCGCGTTCGTTTTTATGCATTTTTTTCCACTTTACTTAGACAGCGATACTTTtgcttttctctctttctttctttctctcttctccccctttttccttattttctttctttctttcttttttggccATACAACGCTTAAAGTGTTCTTTTGTGACCATACTGAAGCGAGGCGTTTTCTTTTGCTATATACCTCTTTGTCACTTTCCGGGATGGATAAAGAAGGATTGAACACATTGCAGTGGGATCGACGGTGGAAGAGGATAGCAGCGAATGATAGGATTAGGAATCTcgggaaaggaaaggaagggCGTAATATACCCATTACAGCACATGAGAGTGCCCTAGATAGATGGCAGTGAATGCACAGTACCACCCCAGAATGGGCGGTTGTCAAGCTATTGTACGCTCATGAAATTTTTATGCTGAGTGTGCAAAGAGCCATGGTGATCAAGGAATATGTCGAGAACACATGACATACAGGTCTTGCGCATGGTCGTTTATGATTATGTCCTTTTGATAGGATATGGGCTAGCTTGTCTTGTGTCAAGAAAGTCCAGTCCAACTGTGGAGCTATAAGACGTCACCTCCAGCATTCATCCTTCATTGAACCCGAAAAATGCCGCTTAGCCCAGTCATTCGAGAGACAAGATTTACATTCTAGCCCGAACCATCGCAAGTAGGGCAAGAAAGCGTCACGGCAACGTAGAGCGGTGGGAGTGGTTTGGTGATATTCTTTTTTGAAATCTTATGCGCCTCAGGAGACGAGCTAATAGCCAGCTTCACGCAATCGAAAATGTGTCTAGGAAACAAAGGCGGGATAACGGTCAAGTCCATCCCTTTTGGCCGCACAGGGCTTTCCCTCTCTCCTGATAAAATTACTCTTCACAAACAACCACCCCACATCCCAGTCGTCTCATTCGGAGCATGGTTTGAAATCACACAGAAACGGAACCAGGCAggacgacaaaaaaaagagtggACAAAGTGAAGAATAGGAAAACAGGGGAGAGTATCTTTCCCTCATAAGTGCCAACCAAGTCGACCAAAGAGTCCAAGACAACCAAGAAATTTATTAAGTTCTTGCTTAAGCCTGGGAACGCCTCCGATGACCCCGTTACTTTTTAACCATGTAGTCTTAATTGTTGTTTTACCATTCGGTTCCGACGTCGTTCGATCCGATGCCCTCGGCAGAGGCCTCAGGGGCCTACCACTGAGACTGCTCCTTGGGGGGCTCGGCCCATTCGCCGGTGCCAGAGGCAGCCCAGTCGCCGCCCTCAGCGCCATCCCAGGTTCCGGTGAAGGCAGGGGCGGAGGCTTCCCACTCACCACCAGCGGCGGGGGCAGCGGTCTCGACAGCGGCAggcgcctcctcctcggcgggcttctcctcctcggccttctcctcggcctcggtaTCAGGGTCGCGGTCTGGGATCGCAGGTTAGCAAGACGGAGCAATATACAACGGTATACGAAGGAGCTCGAGCGTGGCGAGGAACAAAAAAGACATACAGAAGTACAGATCGGGCATAACATCCCAAGGAGTCTCGCGGTTGTAGATGGTCCCACGGAGGCGGAGGACCTCACGGGCAAGCAACCACCAGATGGTACCGATGGCGTGGCGACCCTTGTTGTTGGTCGGGATGGCAACGTCGACGTACTCAGTGAGGGAGTCGGTGTCGCAGAGGGCAATCACGGGAATGTTGACGTAGGAAGCCTCCTTGATAGCCTGGGCGTCGGTGCGGGGATCGGTGACGATAATCAGGCGGGGCTCCTTGAAGGAACGGGTGATGTAGTTGGTGAAGGAACCGGGGGTGAAGCGACCGGCGATGGAAGAAGCACCGGTGTGAGCGGCGAACTTGAGGACGGCACGCTGACCATAGGGACGGGCAGAGATGACGCAAATGTCGGCAGGGTtctcgacggcgacgatgatACGGGCAGCAAGGACGATCTTCTCCCTGGAAAAGGAATGTTAGTATTGCCATATTCAACGGAACGCGAGTAGCTTTGTAAGTCGCAACGCGCAAATTTGCGCTACAAAAATTACTTGGACATTCAATATTCGCCCAAATTGCCCAAGTGAACTTACCAGGTCTTGCCAATGTTGATAATGTTGACACCATCAGCACGAGTCTTCCAGAGGTATGGCTCCATGTGCACCTGGAGGTTCttgctgccaacatggcattgAGCAGCCAGGAGCATCTCAATGTCCTGAGTAGTGGCGTTGAGCACCGACGGCAGGTTGTTGGGGGCCATCTTGTCTGATTCTCTTCCTTTGGAGGCTGGACGTGGGAAGCGGGTGGGAAGAAAAGGTCGGAGGTTTCGTGACGGATCGTAGAGGTCGCAAAAAAGTTCGCGATTATCCTCACGAATTTGCGAAAGTGTGTGTGGGTAGCAGCCCTGAGGGCGCTAGAGCCAAATTAGACTAGCCCTCTTGATGTGGATAGCCAATCACGTGCATGTTACGCTAGTCTGTGTTGGGAACTTTGTTGGACTCTGGGTCCTCCTGTATGCCGTAGTGCTTAGGGACAAGGGAAATTTTGAGTATCTGACCTGACGTCGAAGCAGTTGCAGGTGACTCGCCTTGCTGGACTTTTTCAGATCGTCCCTGCGAGAAGCCTCAAATAACCATGCCGCCCAGATTAGAGGTGCTGCAGCGCCTAGGCACCTTCAACCGTAAGAGCATTGATTTTCGCTGTTCATCCTCATCAAATTGTATGCCAATGGTGGTCACTAACATTTGCATGGCAACAGTGTGTCTTCGACCGACTACTCGAGCAGCAACCCCCAACTTCCTGCCCGTCATTCAAACAGCCAATCTGTCacaaagagagaagaaacgCAAGGCAAAGCAGGATCCATACAAGTGGGCACAGGCGCAGCAACGGAAAAACGCAAACCTCAAGCGTCGGGAGGAACTCCAGAAGCAACGGGACGAAGCATGGGGTAATCCCGTGTTGGGGAAGACAACTCCATTTCTTGAGTCCCTTGATACCGCTGGCCAAGTCGCCTTCAGTGAAGTGCCCCGGGATGCCAGCGGTAATCCTCTCCAGACGCCCCATGAGCTGCCGACGACACCGGGTCTGAGAAACCACTTCCTTACCGATGCCGAATTGGAAGAAGCGACGAAACACGCCTTCACACTCAGCAAACCTATGGCGGCAATTGTTGGTGATCAACTAAGCGACGCGGCCTCAAATGAGGCCAATATCGAGAAACACAAGCAGGACCATACCAAGGCAGTGGAGGCTTTGAGGCGGATCACGTCCTTGCGGAATGGTAGCGCCAAAGACCGCTTCCACGCAAATGTTCGCCGCCTGGTCGACGAGTTTGGTCGCCATAAGACAGATAAGTTCTTGAAGCCTAAGCCGCAATCTATTTCGCCAAATACCACACCCATGCCGGATCGTGCAGGTCCCGACACTGGCAGCTCCGAGGTGCAGATTGCCATTCTCACAGCAAAGATTCGAACTCTGTCCAAGGCTCTTGAGATAAACCGGGGGTATAAGGATGTTCATAATAAGCGTAATTTGAGGCTGTTGGTGCACCGCAGACAGAAACTGATGGCATAtatggagagaaaggaaCGGGGCAGCGAGAGATGGACACTCATGATTGAGAAGTTGGGCCTCACGCCCGCTACCTGGAAGGGCCAGATTAGCTTGTAAGAAAGGCTGTAGAATACTATACTCCTATTTGTAcaatattaaaaaagccaCATGGATGGATAATTTGCTTGTCCACATTTGACTTCGTTAGCCTCCCCCAATGTTGCGCCAAAtgttataaaaaaagaccGTTCTACCTTGCAATTATGAGCTAGTGCGGTCAATATACTACAAGCCATGCTAGTAAAAATCAAACAAAAGAAACTAAGGGTTTATTAAAACACGCTAATAAAGTTGCCAATGCGATCCTTCTGGTTTTGAGCTATACACTCGGCGATCCATGTAATATTTCGGATTTCCTATCTATCGTTAGCACATCTTCCTCAATTTAAACTGAAATTTTGCATTGTGACTGACCTGTTCTCGAAGTCGGACCCACGCATAGACAATGGCATAAGTGAACTGCCTGGTGAAAGCACTCTTTGAGATTTCCATTTCTTTCTGATAGAACATGTCCTCTAATGTCTTGCCGTCAGCAGAACCGCCACCCATATTACCAGGTCCAGATGATCCGCCGAGGGAGGCAGCCTCAAGGAACGTCTTGTAGTCATGAACACCGTCGACAGACAGACGAACACCCTCGGGGTCATCTGCACGAGAGAGCATCAGAGTGCCCTCTGGGTACAGCTTCCCAAAATTGGGGTAAAGTTTCTTGCGGTCTGCCTTGGACAGCTCAGTGCCAAATGAGTTAAGGGTAATGTTGATGGCTCTTCGGTCCGCCTCAAACTCCAGGATCTCCGACATGACCTCTGCTGTTGGCgtgccagccatgtcagGATGTGAGTTGACAAAGTGGTAGAAGTCCTCAAGGTAGTTCTTGTATAGAGTGTTTCTGACAATCTCAATGTTGAGCTCGTCAAGGTCTTGGTGGCTCAAGCTACCCTTGAAGTAGGCCGCAAGAGGAGTCTCGATTAAAACACTGTTATACAGTTCCTCGATATTCGTGGCAACACAAAGAACGGGCATGGTCTCGAACCATCCCAATGGGTGGCATCTGTCCAACAACTCGC is part of the Metarhizium brunneum chromosome 4, complete sequence genome and harbors:
- the rpsO gene encoding mitochondrial 37S ribosomal protein uS15m; the encoded protein is MPPRLEVLQRLGTFNLCLRPTTRAATPNFLPVIQTANLSQREKKRKAKQDPYKWAQAQQRKNANLKRREELQKQRDEAWGNPVLGKTTPFLESLDTAGQVAFSEVPRDASGNPLQTPHELPTTPGLRNHFLTDAELEEATKHAFTLSKPMAAIVGDQLSDAASNEANIEKHKQDHTKAVEALRRITSLRNGSAKDRFHANVRRLVDEFGRHKTDKFLKPKPQSISPNTTPMPDRAGPDTGSSEVQIAILTAKIRTLSKALEINRGYKDVHNKRNLRLLVHRRQKLMAYMERKERGSERWTLMIEKLGLTPATWKGQISL
- the RPS0 gene encoding 40S ribosomal protein uS2, which codes for MAPNNLPSVLNATTQDIEMLLAAQCHVGSKNLQVHMEPYLWKTRADGVNIINIGKTWEKIVLAARIIVAVENPADICVISARPYGQRAVLKFAAHTGASSIAGRFTPGSFTNYITRSFKEPRLIIVTDPRTDAQAIKEASYVNIPVIALCDTDSLTEYVDVAIPTNNKGRHAIGTIWWLLAREVLRLRGTIYNRETPWDVMPDLYFYRDPDTEAEEKAEEEKPAEEEAPAAVETAAPAAGGEWEASAPAFTGTWDGAEGGDWAASGTGEWAEPPKEQSQW
- the vma-6 gene encoding V-type proton ATPase subunit d, which gives rise to MEGLFFNVNNGYVEGIVRGYRNGLLTGTAYNNLTQCETIDDLKLQLGPAYGDFLASLPPNPSTSSLAAKTTDKLVSEFRYVRANAVGSLAKFMDYLTYGYMIDNVALLITGTLHERDTRELLDRCHPLGWFETMPVLCVATNIEELYNSVLIETPLAAYFKGSLSHQDLDELNIEIVRNTLYKNYLEDFYHFVNSHPDMAGTPTAEVMSEILEFEADRRAINITLNSFGTELSKADRKKLYPNFGKLYPEGTLMLSRADDPEGVRLSVDGVHDYKTFLEAASLGGSSGPGNMGGGSADGKTLEDMFYQKEMEISKSAFTRQFTYAIVYAWVRLREQEIRNITWIAECIAQNQKDRIGNFISVF